DNA from Acipenser ruthenus chromosome 23, fAciRut3.2 maternal haplotype, whole genome shotgun sequence:
TAGTCAAGATTTCGTCAGTCTTTTCCACAGTTAAAAACTGTGCACGTTGCAGTAATCTATAAAATGTTACTTTATAAAgtttataaaacagaaaaaagagaatGTGTGAAGCAATTGCAAAGGCATTCGAACAGCATACAACTAGAGAAACTGGACCATTGGAACAGCAACCAACTAGAGAAACTGGACCATTGGAACAGCAACCAACTAGAGAAACTGGAGCACTGGAATGTACAGGGCTGTGTCTGCATGTTCACCTCATGTCCGGGGGAGGTGGGGGCAGGAAGTCATCGGGAGAcatgggagggggtgggggatcGTAGCTCTGGTTCTGATCCACGTAGCCGTCGTACCCCCCATCCCCAGAGCTGATGCTGCCGTTCATCTCATTGGAGTTGCTGCAGAGTCAAAACAGAATCAGCAGGGGTCACTACAGGCTGCTAAGAGGCGCTTCAACTTTAAGAACAAGTCTGTCAGTAagactttaccatgctttcactgtgctttattacacgttgctatgcttttactatggggagcTTTCAGAAGGGATCCCCTAGTCACTATACCTGTTTGATGTAGTACATTGACTGTTTAAAACGACTGGGAAATGAAACAATCTAATATCGCTACTTTGTATAAAAAGAGATAACAGAAGGAGAACGGTGGTGCATGATTTTCTAAAAAggacccccctccaccccccctttGCAGCGCATTCTCTCAGAGCTTGGGTGAGAAGCTGCTGTTCTTAATCTTCTTTATAATTCAGTGTGGTGACAGCGCAGTCATGTTTCATACAGTTGAGGGTATCTCCCCGTGGGTCTCAATCAGCTCCCCCTTTATACCACAGAACCAGTTAAGAGGCAGCATTACATTTGGCTGATGGTGTGAtaagaaacattaaaaaacaatcaaATCACTGCAAATGTATGAGACATGGGGTGAGATTTTCAAACCGTTTCCTCCATTCTTCAATTAactcttctttttaaaaataagaaaaaaatcatgttaaatgtacaaaatgacATAAACCAGACCGAGAATGctgaaaaaaaacttaaatataatcacttagatgtttggttctagttctgtaaaattaacagatgttttacCTGTTAGAGTTAatcaaagactggagtaaacactttgaaagtaTGGCCCATCGTTTCACACAGTTTGAGGAGACAGAACTAACCCAAACTGCACAGGAACCCTAaacatgatgtactgtattaacTGTATGCAGCTTACACAGTGTCTCGCTGCACAGACACCCTAAACATGATGCACTGTATTAACTGTATGCAGCTTACACAGTGTCTCACTGCACAGACACCCTAAACACGATGCACTGTATTAACTGTATGCAGCTTACACAGTGTCTCACTGCACAGACACCCTAaacatgatgtactgtattaacTGTATGCAGCTTACACAGTGTCTCACTGCACAGACACCCTAAACACGATGCACTGTATTAACTGTATGCAGCTTACAGTGTCTCACTGCACAGACACCCTAAACACGATGTCATGCATTCACTTTTATACATCTTACATGGCGTCTCCAGGCTTGGGCTCCACAAATTCCTTGCCCATCTTGAGCCTCTCCCACTCCTCCTTGCGCGTCTTGATCTTGCGGGGGTTCAGGTTTCCTCTGGGGTTGTCCTTCTTCTCTTTCTGTCACGAGGAGAAGACACAAGTTCTGTTATTCGGTTCTCAGTCACAACTAGAAGCCACAACATATTTATATACAGAGCTGGTGAATTTAACCACTAACATGTTAAAGATGTGAAAAAGTTTTGAGTCTCATACTTGCAGTCACTAAAGTCTTGTTTTATCATGTGTGAAACTGTGCTAATCTTAGGCAATTTCTCTGTCTGATGCTGAGAAACCAATTCCTGCTTGTGTGTCATCCTGACTGGACTGCTGGATTTGCTGGGCTCCCGGTCCATGCCAGAACTcatctgtagtttatacagcacgcAGCCGCTAGGGGGCGCTACCTGCTAGAGCTTATAGTTAATGTGCTCCCAGATTGTGGAATGCACGGTCACCTGCATCAGTTAGAAACACACTGTCGATacttaagggtttttttttttttatttaacatttttacttttttgtatttctttttaacattATATAATACCAAACTGTTGTTGTTAttgatctttctttctttttattctgtacaaatgtatttcattatgaaAGGAGCTAGATACATAAAATGTGATTTGAATCGATCctctttatattaaataaatacatactgtctTGATCACAAGTCCTGGAGGTACTGACACCCGTTCAGTTTGTGTTCATTGTAATTTAGCAGAACTTCACAGATTCTAGAAAACTCCTTGCAGCTTTTTGCACGAGTCAGGAGGACAACTTGACATTCCTTTAATAGATAAAAACTTGAGACTGCCTTCAACTTGATCCGGCAATGTTTAATTAGATTCAGAACAGGAGATAGTCTGCATGAAGGCTCAGGAACCTTGATGTCTCTAACCTCACAAATCAACTTTACTTCTATAGAAATGACCACTACTTGTCAGTTCTTATGGGCACAACGTAGACTTATATGTGTGATTTCAAACAGCAGTGCCAGTGTTTCTATTGCTAGTAATCTGCAGGGAAGGTTACCCTGTGCTTGCGCCTCTCTTTCATGATGTCTTTGGTGTCCTGAAGCATCTTCTCCTTCCACAATTCAAAGAAATAGGAGGGATCAGTGTAGAACTTGAGAGCTTCCTTCCCATCATCCCTGAGTGAGGAGACAGGCAGGGTCAGTACAGCACACTGcccaaactcacacacacacacacacacacacacacagacaggcagggttAGTACAGCACACTGcccaaactcacacacacacacacacacacacacacacacacacacagggttagtACCGCACACTACCCTAGAACACTCCAACAAGAAACACATGCACGTGAAGAAACTCATTCTTTCAGAACCACAACATTTGAGAACAGGGAGacggagagacaggcaggcaggctccGCTGGTCTCTTCTCGGCTGCAGTACCTGTACATGCTCAGGTTGTTGAGTGGTGGGGGCTGGTTACACATGCTGTAGGTTTCCTGAACAGGGAGGGGCAGGGAGGtcctgatgaagagctgctggtCCTGAGTGCCACAGCTTTTGAACGCCTTCTTGGTGGTGATGGCCTGCAAAGACACTGCACAGGACCCGGCCCGTCAGGCACTGTGCTCACACAGGCACGCTGGAATCACAAACATACTGCACTACTCTGAGCCCTTCAAAACCACTGGACTTACACAGTACACAACATCTCTCTACCAGGTCACACTGCCTGCCTCCTAGTCTCTCAGCTTTAactactagaccacactgcctctcccAACCCAGTCCCTTAGCttcaaccactagaccacactccctccctccctccctccgagtccctcagctctaaccactagaccgacctccctccctccctccctccctcccggtccctcagctctaaccactagaccacactccctccctccctccctcccagtccctcagaactaaccacactccctccctcccggTCCCTCAAAACtaaccacactccctccctccctcccagtccctcagaactaaccacactccctccctcccagtcccagctctaaccactagatcacactccctccctccctcccggtCCCTCAGAACtaaccacactccctccctccctccctcccggtCCCTCAGAACTAActacaagaccacactgcctctccctACCCAGTCCCTTAGCttcaaccactagaccacactccctccctcccggtccctcaactctaaccactagaccacactccctccatccctcccagtccctgagctctaaccactagaccgcaCTGCCTCCCTCTCACCTTCCTCCTCCTTGGGGTCGAGCTGCGTCACTTTGACCTGCAGTCGGTCGACCCTCTCTCCCAGGGAGTTGACTCGCAGAGAGAAGTGGCTGGCCTGCAGGAAGAGCTCTCCGAAGATATCCTCTGCAGACTTGCCTGCAGGGGGCGCGAGAGAGGGAGCGGGGCAGTTACACAGAGTGCTCACCTGGTGCTGTGGCTAGGGTTTGTTTTGGGATACTTCACTTTAACGGTcatatataataaattattactagaaatatttatttgaaaatcaatacaaaaacatatttaaaaaaaggaatattaaCTTAGGCATTTAACTTGAGGCATTTAAAAACTAACAGAAGAAGGCTAACTAGCACTGAAGTTTTAGCTGTCTAGTTCAAGCTTAAGGTGTGCTGCGGatgggtttgttttgttcatcACTTTGAAAGGAGACCCTGAAATCCAGCGACTCTTTGGAAAAGCAGAGCCTGGTTCCCCAGTCCTCCCGCCTGGACTCTCCTTTTCAGAACCCACTGCTGCAATCACTGCCTGTTTCCAGAATCTCTGTCTGTAATCGTGCAGCATTGAAAATGATACAAGACAGTGTTTGGCATGTATTGCAGAACCacatgcagtgtttacaagaagtGCAATACTTCACCTCTGCTGTATCCCGCACTGTCTGCATCAAGCAAAGGCAAAGTCCTGAGTTTCTTGTCAACACTGCAGGTTCGGTTACACTTCAAAGAGCAGCTTGGTATGAATGGAAACTATCACAGGGATCTTAACTATTCTTCTTGCTGTTTCCAGTCACTTTGCTTCTGTCATCACACTGCTTCCTGGGGACTTTATAAAGCACCTCAGTGTCCGCAATATAGCTCAGCATCATGTCTGAAGTCATACACATCTGTTCTCAGTGGCATTTCTTACggatatatttctatatataacagtgttgcagggggacagctttatggttacactctggtgtaccagatgtattTAAATGTTAGACATGATTCTAAGAGCTCTTTTTgcctttaatattaaaataaactttacaaatTAAATGAGACACATGTTGACTGGAAGTCCTTTTCAAAGTCTGTATTTAAACTTCTTggttaaaatttttttttaaaaagtccccaggatgtaatggccaaaaaagaaaatatacaaagtgaatcaaaacaaaacaaagcacactTTAGTTACAATAACTCCACTAgtccctgccctgccctgccctgccctgccctgccctgccctgccctgctgctCTGCACCCTCTGGGCTTCCCTCCCTGAACTTACTGAGGCTGCCAAGCTGGCGGATGATGTTGGCCAGGGTGATGTTTGTGACACACTCCAGCTCACTCTTGATGGTCTTGGGCAGAGACTGGCGGCAGAGGTGCCGCGGCTCGATATTCCTCGTCACCAGCGGCATGGCGGCTCACCACGATcctgaggagagggaggaggcgTTAGCAACAAGGAGCCTGGCAGTCTAGATACTGGAGAGGAGGACAGCAGACCTACCCAAATATACAATACCACAGGGACACCCTCCCTGGTGTAGCAGAGCAGAGAGAACGGGCTGGAAGCTATTCAGACATGACAGAGGCGCTGAGGAGCTAAACTATGAAGGGTCTTATAGGTCAACAAGAAGATCTTAACATCCATCCCAAACCAACCAGGCTTCTGAAGAGCGCTGTGATGTCATCTGTAGAGCCGGACGAGGCAAGATTCACAACCTATACAATAATCCAGTCTCAAACACAAACACATGGACCAGGGTTTCAAACATTCCTTAGGCTAGCTGTACTCCTTCGATGAAAAAAGGCTTTTACAAACCATTTTGATGTGCTAATTAAAGTTAAGCTCAAGATTCAAGATTCCTAAATAGGAGTAATAACAAGCTTCTTGAACTAGCAGCGAGTGCCTTGAAGCAGTCTTGAAAATAAGACGGAGGGTGAATTTTATTTCAGTAATCAGAGCTTTATTTATCCAGACCTCAGCTAATGGGACAGTTCCCCAGCATTGTATTTCCCCGTTTGTTCCTCTTTTCCTGCAGTGTAATTGTCATGGTCTTAGTAAATGCCTTCATTTTGCTTTCACTGTAGTAAAATGGATTCTAGCTGTATGTGTTTCATTACAGACTCACAGCTTCACAGCTAACATGCAACAAGAAAGTATTAAGGGAACCGAGAAGCTCCCCTCCCACTCTccagagagcgagcgagagccGGTTCAGGAGCCCTTCCTCTCTCGCCAGAGAGCGAGCAGTTGACAGTGTATTTAAGCTTTGAAACTGAACACACATATTTGAtcgatgattttttttttttttttaatgtatttatacataCAGAAGTTTTACTTAcaagaaaacaattacaatacaagcaacacaaataCACGTGTGCTTCAAACTGCGCCAGCAGCCTACACAGAAGAACATAAATAAGacatgttggaaaacatggatcgagaattgattagcagtttgctacgcatgtggactggcagagctatactggtgttcttttctgaaaagaaactaatattgcagatagcagactgtttggttcaaattgcatgtactgctaacaattgataagagaccttgtttctacaagcttcttgttcacagggagagtaagagataatacTACTAGGACTTAAAGGGTctaaggcaaaacggagagaagatgacaaaaaccagatgtatggacctttttggggcaccaggggtttgaggaatgcactgagttcagaggtcgtcacactagatcacacacacacacacatacacacactcacacaaaattaaatgtatggtaacaggataatgagttgtaccttttctattggttaagtgtcagagaaagaggaggagagagacacctatgcagaagggtatttaatgtcatgcaacaattgtaagaacgagtattctgtgtcctgtacctgggaccagactccctgcatatttcaataaacctaacaactgactgaagaaaagga
Protein-coding regions in this window:
- the LOC117414112 gene encoding actin-binding protein WASF2; translated protein: MPLVTRNIEPRHLCRQSLPKTIKSELECVTNITLANIIRQLGSLSKSAEDIFGELFLQASHFSLRVNSLGERVDRLQVKVTQLDPKEEEVSLQAITTKKAFKSCGTQDQQLFIRTSLPLPVQETYSMCNQPPPLNNLSMYRDDGKEALKFYTDPSYFFELWKEKMLQDTKDIMKERRKHRKEKKDNPRGNLNPRKIKTRKEEWERLKMGKEFVEPKPGDAINSNEMNGSISSGDGGYDGYVDQNQSYDPPPPPMSPDDFLPPPPPDMSYQIGGQQGLAQQKRSSLVSPSHPPPAPPGSSLDGRPGFAPPPAPAPPPPPPPGMGAPPPLSGFNAPPPPPPPPAPGLAPDTFTTPPAPPPPPFMLDSSALPQPPSLPPLAGGPPPPPPPPPPPGPPPPPSAGPPAPPLSSGNIGVPHAPQPSTPKAQAPVGDAHSDLLQAIRQGFNLRKVEEQREQEKRDHVGNDVAAILSRRIAVECSDSEDDSSEFGDEDWSD